TCCATTAAAGGCATTGACCGCCTGTTGGATCCCCGAAAGAGTGCCTCCGGCACACAGGGTTGCCAGAGCAGCGGCTGCAATGTTCTCCAGGTTGTGAATGCCGGGAATCCGGACCCGGTTTTCACATTTAATCTGCCTGGGATGATCAGATGCTGTTTCCGGCAGAACCAAATGAATGGTCTGATTTTCCACTTTGGCCCCCCGGTGAATCCGGGTGCCCGGGGTGGATGAAAATTCATATAACCGGGCGGATATGTTTGGACGGACATGACAGGTGTCATCCATGTCTGCATTGATTATGGCGGCATGATCCGGTGCCTGATTTTTGAAAATCGACCATTTGGACCGGCCGTAATCCGCCATGCCCTGATATCGATCCAGATGGTCCGGAGAGATATTGAGCAGCACGGCGGTTTCCGGTGCAAAGCGGCGGGCCAGATCCAGCTGAAAACTGGAAATTTCCGCCACCACCATCCGGGCCGGTGTGTCAGACATGAGATATTCCACCAGTGGGGTGCCGATGTTGCCGCCTGTGAACGTGGATATGCCCGAAGCTTCCAGCATGTCCCGCACCAGGGTGGTGACCGTGGTTTTGCCGTTGGTGCCGGTAACGGCCACCACCGGGGTGGTATTGTACTGTGAAAAGATGTCCAGATCCCCGAACAGCGGCACACCGGCGGCTTTTGCCTGGACCAGATGCGGGATGTTCACAGGAATACCCGGGCTTACCACAATGGCTCCGGCCCGGTTAAAGGTGTCTGAATCATGAGATCCGATCCGGGTGTCAATGCCCAGCTCGTGTAGTTCGGATGCATGGACATTTTTGGCGGCATCTGAGTCCGTGGCCTTGACCGTATATCCTCTGGCAGCCAGAAACTTTGCCATGGCCATGCCGGATCGGCCCAAACCGCAGATCAGTATGTAGGATGTCCGGGGCAAATGCATGATTTTGTTCACCTTATTTTCAACGTGCCTAAAGATAAAATAGCCAGGGTGATGGCAATGATCCAGAACCGGACGATCACTTTGGATTCATGCCAGCCTTTGAGTTCAAAATGGTGGTGCAAAGGGGCCATTCTGAAGATCCGTTTTCCTTTGGTCAGTTTAAAATATCCCACTTGAATAATCACGGACAGGGCTTCCATGACAAACAGCCCGCCCACAATGAGCAGCAGTATTTCCTGTTTCACCACCACGGCAATGGCGCCCAGAATCGCGCCCAAAGGCAGAGAACCGGAATCCCCCATAAAAATCTGGGCCGGGTGGGCGTTGAACCATAAAAACCCCATGCCGGCACCGGCCAGAATGGCGCAGATCACGGAAATTTCTCCGGCCGAGGTGATATGGCGCACATGCAGGTATTCGGCAATCTGAATGTGACCGGCCACATAGGCAAAAAACATATATGTGACTGAGGCCACGATCACCGGCCCGATGGCCAGTCCATCCAGCCCGTCTGTCAGGTTCACGGCGTTGGACGCACCGACAATGACCAGACAGGCGAATGGAATATACCAGAGGCCCAAGTCCGGTGAAAAATCCTTGAAAAACGGCACGGTCAAGGTGGTGGTAAAGTCCGGGCTCAGAAAAATGAGCAGACTGATCACCAGTCCGCAGGCGATCTGAATGATGAATTTGCCTTTGGCCGTGAATCCCATGTTCCGTTTTTTAACCTGCATGAGAAAATCATCCACAAATCCGATACCCCCGAACAGCAACAGCGTGAGCAGTAAAATAAAGATGTAGTGGTTGGTCAGATTTCCCCAGAAAATAGTGGCCGTGAACACGGAAAACAGAATCAGAATGCCCCCCATGGTGGGAGTACCCTGCTTGCCCAGATGGGTTTGGGGACCGTCCGTCTGGATTACCTGGCCGATTTGCATGGCCGCCAGCTTCCGGATCACCCAGGGACCCAGAAAAAAACAGATCAAAAAGGCACTCAATCCCCCGTAAATCGTTCGGAACGTGATATACCGGAAAATGTTGAGAAAGGATAACTGGTCATGAAGGGGGTATAAAAATTCGTAAAACATGAATCAATCCTTTCCCTGTTTTGAAACCGTGTCATGCAGAAGTGTCTGCATCCGGGCAATGAAGGTTTCCATGGCCATGCCCCGAGAGCCCTTGACCAGGATCCAGTCACCTGAACGCACAAATGCCTGAACCCGGTCTTCGATTTCCTGTTTGCTGCCGTGAAACACGGCATCTTTGGCCATCCCTTCGGCCAGCGCCCCTGCCAGCATATGGCTGCTTAACGGGCCGTACAGATATAACCGGGTAATTCCCAGTTTTGCAGCGGTTTGCCCCACTGACCGATGGAGGTGTTCGCTGTCAGGGCCCAGCTCCCGCATATCTCCTAAAATCGCCACTGTCCGGCCGGTTCCATAAGTTGCCGGATCTTTTGCCATTTCAGCCAGGGTCACCAATGCCTGGGTCATCGAAGCGGGATTGGCATTATATGTATCATCGATGAGATGAATACCGCCGGGAAGTGTCTGGATGCTGAGCCGTCCTGAGACCGGGGCGAATGCGGCCAGACCGGCCTGCATGTCCGGTATGCGGATGCCGGCTGCGGCCGCTGCCGCCAGGGCGGCCAGGGCGTTGAAGACCATGAACCGGGCCGGAGACTGCAGATGGAAGCGGGCGGTTTCTCCATGAATATGACCCAGAAAACGGGTCATTCCGCCGGAGGAACGGATATCGGTGGCATACACATCTGCCGTGTCATCACTGCCAAATGTCAGGATTTTTTCAATGGCCGGGGTGTTGCGGGCATGATCTTTTAAAATCCGGACTCTGGGGTCGTCGTTGAAAAGAACGGCCACACTGCCGGAAACGGCCTGATCAAAAATCCGGGCTTTTTCCCGGGCCACATTGTCAGCGGTTTTCAACCCTTCCAGATGGGCCTCGGTGGTGTTGGTGACAACACAGATATCCGGTCCGGCAATGCGGGATAAACGGCTCATCTCTCCGGGCTGGTTCATGCCCATTTCCACCACCGCCCATTGGTGGGCACAAGACAATGACAGCAGTGTTTGGGGAACCCCGATTTCGTTGTTAAAGTTTTTCTGGGTGGCCAGCGTGTCAAATGTGGTTTGAAAAATGGCCCGGGCCATGCGGCAAGTGGAGGTTTTTCCGTTGGAACCGGTTATGGCCAGCACATTTGCCCCGGATCGGATTCGCTGGAAATGACCCAGCCGGCCTAAAGCGTCAAGGGTATCCGGCACTTCATACACCACCGGTCCTGAACCCGGGGCGGTGTTTTTTTCTTTTGAATTGATCCGGGTGCCGGTTTTCACCACAAATCCCCGGATGCCGCGTGTGACCAGATCCGGAATAAAGCCGTGGCCGTCAAACGTATCCCCGGTCAGAGCCAGAAATATTTCATGGGAGAGAATGGTTCTGGAGTCAGTACTGATACCTGTGAACACAAATCCGTCATTGTGGGTGTCGGTTGCCGGGGAGGTTTCCAGGGCAGCGGCGATATCATTCCGGGTCCAGGTGATGGGAACAAACTGTTCTGCCATGGCTGCACAGGCAGCGGCCAGCTGTTCTCTGTCATCGAAATGGATGGTGCCGGTATTGGTGACCTGGTAGGTTTCATGGCCTTTTCCTGCTGCCAGAATGATGTCTCCGGGCCGGGAAATGCGGACGGCGGCATCCAGGGCATGGGTTCGATCGGCGTGACAGATCACACCGGAGAAATCTGCATATGTCAGGCGTTTGTCTTTGTTGGACAGGTCAGGCCATGACGTCACCGACGTACCGGTTTCCCGGATACCAGCCAGGATCTCTTCAATGATCTGGTCCGGATTTTCAGTCCTGGGATTATCGGATGTGACAATGGTCACGTCACTGTAGCGGCAGGCAATTTTTCCCATCAACGGCCGTTTGGTGCGGTCCCGGTCCCCGCCGCAGCCGAAAACAGTGATCAGACGGCGGGTGGCCCGCTGTTTCAGGGTTTTGAGAACCGATTCCAGAGCGCCCGGCGTGTGGGCGTAATCCACAAACAGATACCGGTTCAACGGATTGGCAACCTTTTCCAGCCGGCCCGGAACGCCGTTGCAGGCCGCCAGTCCCTGTTGGATCTGTATGGGTTTAACCCCTGCGCCATAGGCGGCCCCGGCCGCACATAAGATATTTTCCAGATTGAACCGGCCGGTGAGAAAAGAGGAAAACCCCATGGTGTCGCTGCCCAGATGCATACGCCCGAAGATACCCTGGATCGAGTCCATGATATCCTGGACCCGAACTTCCATCGACCTGCTGTTTTCAGCAGTTTCAGCACTGACACGCATGACCGGAAAATCCAGTTCACCGGCCAGCCGGGCACCCCAGGGGTCATCCATGTTGACGACGGCTGACAACCGGGGTGAGTTGACACCCGGCCTGAGAAAATCAGTGAAAAACCGTTTTTTGCAGTGGTAATACGCGGTCATGTCCGGGTGATAATCCAAATGATCCTGGGTCAGGTTGGTGAAAATTCCCATATCAAAATGACACCCGTCCACCCGGAACTGATCCAGGCCGTGGGAAGACACTTCCATGATGACATGGGTGATGCCGGCCTGTTTCATTTGAGCCAGGGTTTTCTGGATTGTCAACGCGTCCGGGGTGGTGGTGGGGGCATCCACATGTTTGCCGTTGTAACGGATATTGATGGTGCCCATGACCCCGCAGCGGAAACCGGCCGCCAGAAACATCTGTTCCAGCAGATAGGTGATCGTGGTTTTTCCGTTGGTGCCGGTCACACCCACCAGGAACAGGTCCCGGGACGGGTTTCCAAAGAATCTGGCGGCAATGATTCCGGCGGCCCGGCGGGAATTTTCCACTTGAATGACCCGGTTCAGGCGATCGGGATTGTTTTGGGCCACCACGGCGGCAGCTCCTTTGTCCAGGGCGGTTTTGATGTAATCATGACCGTTGGCGGCATATCCTTTGATGGCCAGAAACAACTGGCCGGGCTGGATGTCCTGGGCCCGGGTCTGGATGCCGGTGATCTCCATGTCTGTTTGCAGCAATGAAGGAACGATGTCTTGCAGCAATACGGATAATTTCATAATGACTCTCCTTG
Above is a window of Desulfotignum balticum DSM 7044 DNA encoding:
- the murD gene encoding UDP-N-acetylmuramoyl-L-alanine--D-glutamate ligase, which translates into the protein MHLPRTSYILICGLGRSGMAMAKFLAARGYTVKATDSDAAKNVHASELHELGIDTRIGSHDSDTFNRAGAIVVSPGIPVNIPHLVQAKAAGVPLFGDLDIFSQYNTTPVVAVTGTNGKTTVTTLVRDMLEASGISTFTGGNIGTPLVEYLMSDTPARMVVAEISSFQLDLARRFAPETAVLLNISPDHLDRYQGMADYGRSKWSIFKNQAPDHAAIINADMDDTCHVRPNISARLYEFSSTPGTRIHRGAKVENQTIHLVLPETASDHPRQIKCENRVRIPGIHNLENIAAAALATLCAGGTLSGIQQAVNAFNGLPHRLTFVTEIEGIEFYNDSKATNTDAVIRALACFTKPVVLILGGREKDTDFTLLEPALSHVRQIIAMGEAAHRIHDVFSPIRQVNVVSNMKAAVIEAHRAARPGDVVLLSPACASFDLFENYAARGDAFTRHVQDLEGKNHG
- the mraY gene encoding phospho-N-acetylmuramoyl-pentapeptide-transferase; its protein translation is MFYEFLYPLHDQLSFLNIFRYITFRTIYGGLSAFLICFFLGPWVIRKLAAMQIGQVIQTDGPQTHLGKQGTPTMGGILILFSVFTATIFWGNLTNHYIFILLLTLLLFGGIGFVDDFLMQVKKRNMGFTAKGKFIIQIACGLVISLLIFLSPDFTTTLTVPFFKDFSPDLGLWYIPFACLVIVGASNAVNLTDGLDGLAIGPVIVASVTYMFFAYVAGHIQIAEYLHVRHITSAGEISVICAILAGAGMGFLWFNAHPAQIFMGDSGSLPLGAILGAIAVVVKQEILLLIVGGLFVMEALSVIIQVGYFKLTKGKRIFRMAPLHHHFELKGWHESKVIVRFWIIAITLAILSLGTLKIR
- a CDS encoding UDP-N-acetylmuramoyl-L-alanyl-D-glutamate--2,6-diaminopimelate ligase, translated to MKLSVLLQDIVPSLLQTDMEITGIQTRAQDIQPGQLFLAIKGYAANGHDYIKTALDKGAAAVVAQNNPDRLNRVIQVENSRRAAGIIAARFFGNPSRDLFLVGVTGTNGKTTITYLLEQMFLAAGFRCGVMGTINIRYNGKHVDAPTTTPDALTIQKTLAQMKQAGITHVIMEVSSHGLDQFRVDGCHFDMGIFTNLTQDHLDYHPDMTAYYHCKKRFFTDFLRPGVNSPRLSAVVNMDDPWGARLAGELDFPVMRVSAETAENSRSMEVRVQDIMDSIQGIFGRMHLGSDTMGFSSFLTGRFNLENILCAAGAAYGAGVKPIQIQQGLAACNGVPGRLEKVANPLNRYLFVDYAHTPGALESVLKTLKQRATRRLITVFGCGGDRDRTKRPLMGKIACRYSDVTIVTSDNPRTENPDQIIEEILAGIRETGTSVTSWPDLSNKDKRLTYADFSGVICHADRTHALDAAVRISRPGDIILAAGKGHETYQVTNTGTIHFDDREQLAAACAAMAEQFVPITWTRNDIAAALETSPATDTHNDGFVFTGISTDSRTILSHEIFLALTGDTFDGHGFIPDLVTRGIRGFVVKTGTRINSKEKNTAPGSGPVVYEVPDTLDALGRLGHFQRIRSGANVLAITGSNGKTSTCRMARAIFQTTFDTLATQKNFNNEIGVPQTLLSLSCAHQWAVVEMGMNQPGEMSRLSRIAGPDICVVTNTTEAHLEGLKTADNVAREKARIFDQAVSGSVAVLFNDDPRVRILKDHARNTPAIEKILTFGSDDTADVYATDIRSSGGMTRFLGHIHGETARFHLQSPARFMVFNALAALAAAAAAGIRIPDMQAGLAAFAPVSGRLSIQTLPGGIHLIDDTYNANPASMTQALVTLAEMAKDPATYGTGRTVAILGDMRELGPDSEHLHRSVGQTAAKLGITRLYLYGPLSSHMLAGALAEGMAKDAVFHGSKQEIEDRVQAFVRSGDWILVKGSRGMAMETFIARMQTLLHDTVSKQGKD